A segment of the Corylus avellana chromosome ca2, CavTom2PMs-1.0 genome:
CATTGAACGAAAGAATTCCAAAATTCATGCTTCTTGATCGAAACGTCAGGAAAACAGAATAAATTATAACTGCCAAACAAGTCAAAATTAACATGTACGTGCTTCAAGCCTCAAACGTAGCTGTCAATTAATGATTTCCTCATCTCATCCACGATTGCACTAGGCTGGGCTTCCCTCAATTTGAAAACGCTCTCAATGACAGAGAGTTCTGTTGCTGTGGTATCTGAACCACAGAATGCTGTCCAATCGTTCACTGTCATCCCAGCAGCTATCACTTCACTACCACGGTTCACACTCCCAGCCACCAGAGGGACCTGGAGAAGTGTTGAAAGTTCATCCAAGTCTTCAATGGAAGTATGGGGATGGACCTGCAACAACAAGTGTTTGATGAAGACACTAGTAAGCGGATGATGCCTCAATAAACACCATTTCGAGGAGAGCCATTTATTTTTACTTACCAAACCACCTCTGTTAGAGAAAGCACAGTAGCTGCCCACAAGAATATTACCAGCAATTGTCTGCCTAAAAACTTCTACTCCCAGTACGTCAGCGATCATCTCCTCAGTTTCCTGcgcaaaaataaaacaaattcattCTGAATAATTTACCAACTTCCAAGTTGACAAGGTTAATGGTGCCAGCTGAAAAAGGAGCAAGATTTCAGTGGAAGGAATGGTGCATCAGCTGTGCTtctcaaaagaaaattacaatacCCAGAATTGCTTGCTTCTTAACAAAAGACACTACTAGCTCACATTACTAAACCCTTGGTaatcatacaaccaaaatataCCTGCTAAAAGATTCTAAGATATGACAACCCAAATCCAACCATCCAACAAAAATGAATGCTAAACAATTCTATACCAAATTGTTGCTAAGAGGATCTAAACTTCCACAACAAACCTTGCCCCATTAAAATTCTCAAGGTACCTTTTAGGGTATCTTCAAGGAAAAAGGAGCATGTATCTAAGGGTTCAACTCCGCATATTCTTTCATATTATCCAATTACTTTAGTTGCCTCTACAAAGGAACCTTATGCATCACCTCCTCAAACTTCGACGGATTTATAACAACCAATGAAAGCAATAAAACTAATCGCAGTTTACAATACACTTGATGTTATCTATTCTGTATGCTTTTCAGAGAAATTTTCCATAATTGTCATTTAAGAATCAAGCACCTCTCAATAGATAATTTGATCAGAAACAGAACAAAGGAAAGCAAAGGGTATCTAAGGTTTACAACCTGTTGGATTTTCCGTTTGTTTGTCTATGCAAAGATAACTTATGGTCACTTGCTCAAAATTTCTAAGAACACTTTGGCAAGGGAGATTAACATATGAAGACAAGAAAAGGGGGAGGGAGGGGGAGGAGAGGTTCATGAAATGAATGCAATCACAAAGCCTCTTTTTCAGATTGGGCTGTAAGTcagaaattacaaaattatcagCTCTAAATATAAGACAATGATACCCTATCAAGATCTGTATGCGCGAGAGCAACGTGGTCGTTGCACGCTATACAATTTCCCAGAGCAGAAAGCCTCTCATCAATGCGCTGAACAACTACTTGATCCGGTAGACTGTTTCTCAAGTGCTGAAGTTCTGCAGCAATAGCCACAAAACAATAAGACCTCAGTAAGTCAGTCAGTAGATAAATTGCTTGTGCATATCAAAAAATACAATGAGATCTGTAGTAATTACACCTCCAATGGAATTTATAATAAGCAATcaagaaaaaatgagaaagtaTCTTttttcactacttttttttttccttaataaacAGATAAATGATCAATTATGCTGGCCCCAAAACTTAAGGCACTGTCGAGCATAACAATAGATATTCCAAATACTAGGAGATTGAAGGACCACTCATGCAGAGTCCAAGATATCATTAAATATGATACATGCAGCTTAAAGAAGGACATGAACTGTTGGAGACCATCCTCATGTCTCCGAGGTACAATTGGAGAATTGAACAGCACCATTTATTGTAATTATTACGATGAGTTACAAGTTTCTTTCCCATTGTTAATgaatttacaagaaaatgttTCTATATAATTTAACCTGAGATCCATATGTTTATGACAcatgaaaatttctttttcatgGTTCAAgcagaaaaacaaagaaaaactataCAAAGCTCATCATTCCATGTTCACACTATTCACACATTGCCAATACCACTTCATCCTCTTATTAGCATCACCAGTGCACATGAATAAATTAAAGTTATAATCTTATGTATTTCCCTCCCTTTAGCCAAAGTTACAGAACTGCTCTCAAGAAAAACCTTATACTGTCTGAGAAACTTCATAGAACATCCAATTTTAACTTTAATAGTCTCCATCAAACACACTGCATTTTTTCAGTTTAAATCAAGGCCAATAGCATTTCCTCCACAAAATCAGAAGATGATATAACACATCTTCAAGCCAAATAAAACAGAAGCAGTGAAGTACAAGAATCAAAAAACCATCATATTAAGTTACAGAatattttggcaaaaaaaaaaagcttaaataTTTTACTTCAATTTATCATGATCACTAAGCAACTTTAGCTCAATTAGGATGACAAACTTTCAAACTATGAATTTacatggaagaagaaaagataagCAAGAGCAACAGACAAATACATGACCCACTCCAAGTTATTGGCAAACATTACCAATAATCAGGTGCAACTTAGATAATGATTTGTAACAtgagaaacaaattaaaatgatacAAACCTTGGTCAGTCGTGGTGTGAGGAACGAGAAGCCCGTTTTTGTTTCCTGCAAATGGCAATTGAAAGCAAAGTGATATGAAGGTTTTCTGCAGCTATCTATCTTTCTCTAACAGCAAAATAAtaccataaaagaaaagaaaaatagtaaaatcaagaaaaagggTATTAGTACCAGCACAAAGGCGTCCAATAATGCGAGTACCGCCAATGGAGGTCTTAACAATAGGGATAGCATCTGCTAACTCCGACTCAAACGTACTGTAAAGGCAAAAGACGTGCATTTGCATTGAATTCATTGTACAacgaataaataaatagatcaAAAGAGGAGTAAcagtaataataataagaagtaaaaaattagaaattagaaagagaaaaagaaacgaaaGTACAGGAAACCTGTAGAAATTTTCGGAACCACCAATAGCAACTAAACAGTAAGCATTGGTGAGCTTTGAGAACACACCCACCTCGCACGAGTTCTCAAACTGAAGTCCTGTATTTATGTATTTACATATTctattcaattcaattcatcCTCTCTCTCGTAATTGTAAATAACTaaactaataaataatacaaagagaaatttcaataattttctccATGAATAGCAGAAAACTTACTAGTCGCCATGATCAAACTTCAAATCAGATATCTGCCAACTTTatctacaattaaaaaaaaaacaaaaaacaaaaaaaaagggagggaaATACGTAAATAATTGTTGTTTATCTGCAACTAAAAGAGGTTGAATGGGTTACTCGTTGCCAGAAACGAGGTGacggggtgtaaacgagccgagcttgggcgagctttggctgtccaggctcggctcttttatttttgggccaGGCTCGAGTCGAGCCTGACTTTGCTgttcgagctcggctcgacagggttggaaccctgttcgagctcgagctcgagctcgtctacttttttttttttttttggtaatttaagcctaactttaagaaatccgcccaatattttctgggcaaccaaacaaaattggtcccaaccataaaattagcctaactttaagaaattcgcccaatattttctgggcaaccaaacaaacacatcaaacggcaaGGAATCTCGACCCACCCAAAATTGATCCCAACCATAAAATTAGCCTAACTTTAAGAAATCCGCCCaatattttctgggcaaccaaacaaacacatcaaacggcaaaaccccaaaccacccaccacccaagaagaaacggagaaaaaataacccaaaaagaaaagaaaaacccacaaatcttatcacctcctccgcctccgatcTGCGGCGTACTGCGAGACTGAAACGTcctccgagagcggcgtggacagcggggttggcagcggcaagttcctggaaaccgggcacgagccgttcagcttcagccaggcgtcgaggtgtgcggtggtggtggtggatgaTGTTGGGGGCACTGGGAGAGTGGTAGGAGCGGCAACAGAGAAAGGAGGCGAGGAGGATGATGGAGAGTCTgtgagaggagaggagagagaatggagagacctgtcgagagaatggagagatctgatagatttaggttaaatttgggttctctaatttccaaccgttggatttggaaaaataattaaattttaaatattaacggttgGATTCGTTTTACCAAAAACTTATCCCATGTGACTGTGTCTACTTATATCTGGTGTGCTTGTTTAATATGATCCATTGATCATATAtacgttttcaacatttaatattactcgtcagattagatcaaacaaagCAAGTTTACGGTGTCTCTGTTACaccatatatattctttttagtaaatgcttgatagTTGCCATCCCTTAATATCATCCAACGGTtattagatcatcaaaacattttggacagttacgattacacttatataccatagatcaaattcaaattcaagtaaattattaaattcaataaaaaattcaaaatttagaaattaggaataaaaactgtgttatgtagtattatttagggtcagtttgttatttcaattttaataattacaattttaaaaattgtgtttttttcaatcgcgtattttttttttcttcttattttagattaagtattttttaaattactacgtaaaacgctttatgtcacacactcgcacacactaatcactattatcatattacatatagtattatttagttaatatgttaaaatgttaatgttTAACACGGGTCaattatataatgtcaatattaatatatattgtatcttatatgtaaacatttatatacttatatggttatatgattgtatcattatctaatttatatgggtaatgggtcaatgttaattgttataacttatatacttatattatatgttctcattatcacgattcatgatatatgatttaaattcaaattgttaagtttttacttaccgtaaattgtaattataatgtataaattataagaaacacatcaGTTACTTAATTATTCACCAATGGGGTATTTCTACTAAAGAAAATAGCAGTTTTATCCCGATTAATGCGTTGACCCGACGCTCTCTCATAAGTGGTCAATAATTTTGTCATACGGTTCCAATGGCGGCGATTTGCCCTGCAAAACAGCAAACTgtcatctgcaaagaaaagGTGATTGATGCGAGGTCCCCTTTTTGAAGTAGGGACCCCGCTCAATACACCTTCGCGATCGGCTCTTGTGAGAAGAGAACTAAGGGCTTCGGCACATATGAGGAACAAATACGGTGAGATGGGATCACCCTGTCGTATACCTCGTGTTGAAGCTGCTAGTATCCCCGTTACTCAACAATTTGACAAGTACCTTGGTCTTCCCGCCCTTGTAGGGAAATCAAGAACAAAAGAGTTCCAACATATTCTTGATAGGATATGGAAGCGGTTGCAAGATTGGAAGAACAAGCTCCTCTCTCAAGCGGGAAAGGAGATATTGCTCAAAGCGGTAATCCAAGCGATCCCTTCTTATTGTATGTCTATTTTTCAGCTCCCTAAATGCTTTTGTAGTAAGATTAATTCTCTCATGCAACGGTTTTGGTGGGggtcaaataaaaaagaaagaggtaTCCATTGGATGAAATGGGAAAGGTTGGGTATGGCCAAATCAAAGGGAGGGCTGGGTTTTAGGGATATTAGTGTTTTTAACAAAGCACTCCTATCTAGACAAGTTTGGAGATTATGGAAAGTCCCTGATAGCCTCACTGCCCAAATTCTGAAAGCCAAATATTACCCGGATGTGGAGGTCCTTGATGCAGGTTTGGGAAATAAACCTTCCTTTGCATGGAGAAGTATCGTTGGCGCTAGTGAGGTTATTAGAAACGGGCTGATTTGGAGAATTGGTAATGGTAATAAGGTAGATATTTGGGGCAGTAAATGGGTACCTTGTCCAACTACCTACATGATCCAATCACCTAGATCGTTATTACCTCCAGATGCAAAAGTGAAGGACCTTATTGACAGCAACACAAAGGGGTGGAACCATACTCTGTTGAAGGAACTTTTCTGGCCTGAAGAAGTTACATCCATCCTCACTGTTCCTCTTAGTAACACTGATCAACCAGATCGACAGATTTGGAGAGGAACGGTAAATGGAGAGTTCTCGGTCAGAAGTGCGTATCATTTGtggaaagaaaatatttgccaGTCAAGTGCGGAAGGATCGAAGAAGAACGAAGACAGCAAAATATGGCGTAAAGTGTGGAAGTTGGGTATCCCGAATGCATGGAAACTGTGTTTTTGGCGGGCATGCCATGATCTGCTTCCTACTCGGGCAAATCTGGTGAGTCGAAGGGTGACAGAGGATCCAAGGTGCCCCATATGCGGTCTGGAGGAGGAGACTACACTCCATATTCTGTGGAGCTGCGAATCTGCCAAGGACGTGTGGAGTACAATGGGACGCCAATTCCAGAAGAGTTGGTGCAGAGGACCTACTTTCTTGGCAGTGGTTGAAGGCTTGCTAGGAAAATGTGATGATGAAGACTTACAGTTGCTAGTGGGAGTTACTCGTAATATctggagaagaagaaatgaatgGATTCATGAGGGTAAGTTCATCTCCCCAAATGATATTGTGGAAGTAACGAACAGGGGAGTGGAGGAGTATATGAAGGCGAACATGCACAACCATAGCCAAAGGGGTGATGATGAAAGCCCAACTCGATGGAAGGCTCCTGAAAATGGCTGGGTCAAAGTGAACTGGGACATTGCGTTGGACAAAGCCAATGGCCGGATTGGAGTAGGAGTGATTGTGCGGAACGAGGCGGGGAGAGGAATCGCAGCAAAGGGTTCCACAAGACTGGGCTTACTAGACGCCACTGCTGCTGAAGCCTTGGGTGCTTTTATGGCTGTGTGTTTATGTAAAGACTTAAGGCTTACCCAAATTTATTTGGAGGGAGATGCCAAAACAGTGGTTGATGCGGTAACAGCGGGGGAACGGTCTTCTCGAAACTTTGGCCAATTGATTGATGATATTCGAGAAATGTTGGCCCTCTTTCCGAATTGGCGTATTGGTCACATAAGACGTGGTGGTAATAATGCAGCTCATGTATTAGCCAAAGAGGCTATGAAGCGAGTCATTGATAAGCTTTGGATTGATGAAATCCCAATGTGTATCTCTGATATTATTGTGGAAGAGCAAATTGCTCTCTCCAATTGAGTTTTGAATACAAGTGATCccttatttcaaaaaaaaaaaaaaaaaagttacttaattattaatcatttaatctaatagtaatactcaaactctaagtaataaattcatatgatctaatggtcgtacactcatacttaaattttatgatcatattatctcacaattaatattaatattaatattaacttagatctaagatcatgtgatacatcatatatgttttataagaataaagtatataattataatgtattgattaaataacacaataatttat
Coding sequences within it:
- the LOC132170523 gene encoding eukaryotic translation initiation factor 6-2: MATRLQFENSCEVGVFSKLTNAYCLVAIGGSENFYSTFESELADAIPIVKTSIGGTRIIGRLCAGNKNGLLVPHTTTDQELQHLRNSLPDQVVVQRIDERLSALGNCIACNDHVALAHTDLDRETEEMIADVLGVEVFRQTIAGNILVGSYCAFSNRGGLVHPHTSIEDLDELSTLLQVPLVAGSVNRGSEVIAAGMTVNDWTAFCGSDTTATELSVIESVFKLREAQPSAIVDEMRKSLIDSYV